ATGACGAACGCCGAGATCCGGACGGCCGCCACGTTGATGCCGGCCCGGCGGGCAGCCTCCGCGTTACCGCCCACGGCGTAGATGTGCAGGCCGAACTTGGTGCGCTGCAGCAGGAACGTACCGGCGACGAGCAGGACGGCGATCACCGGCACCACGATCGGCACGCCCTTCAGCGAGTCGACGATGACGTTGCGGCTGCGCTCCTGGTTGAGCAGATGGACGGCGATCGCGCCGAGCGCCGCGAGGCCACCGATCCTGACCGCGAGCAGGACGGCCGGAGGGGTGGCGAGCCCGCGCCGCCGGCGGTTCCCGCTCCGCCGGAACTGGATCGCCGCGTACGCCCCGACACAGACGGCCAGCAGTACCCAGCCCAGCGCCGGGGAGAGGTTGTTGTTCGCGACGGCCAGGATCGTCTCGTCCCGGATCGAGATGTTGGTGCCTTCCTTCAGCAGCATCAGCACGATGCCCTGGAACCCCAGGAAGGCGGCCAGTGTGACCACGAAGGAGGGGATGCCGACCTTCGCCACCAGCAGGCCGAGCAGCAGGCCGATGACCGTGCCGGTGAGGATCGCCGCGCCGGCAGCACCGTACCAGGGCCATCCGTGGTCGGTGAGCAGGATGGCGAGGACGGCGGCGCAGACCCCGCTCGCGTACCCCGCGGACAGGTCGATCTCGCCGAGGAGGAGGACGAAGACCAGCCCCATGGCGATGGCGATGCTGCCCGCGCCCTGGGTGAGCAGGTTGGCGAAGTTCAGCTCGGACAGGAAGACCGGGCGCAGTGCGGCGAAGAACCCGCACAGGACGATCAGGCCGAGTACGGCGGGAAGGGCGCCCAACTCGCCGCCCCTCACCCGGTCGACGTAGTTCCGGGCGACCGAGCGCAGACTTGTGGCTCCGGCCGCTCCGTTCTTCTTCGGCGTACCGGGACCGCGCGGCAGTTCCGGCTTCTCGGGGGCGACTGCGGCGGTCATGCGGTGACTCCATTGCTCTGGGCCAGGCCGAGGTCTCCGCTGCGGCCCGAGGTGATGAGTTCGACGACCTGGGAGTGCGTCACGTCGGAGGTGCTGACCTGGGCGGCCATCCGGCCCAGGTACAGGGCGGCGATCCGGTCGGACACCGCGAAGACGTCGTTCATGTTGTGCGAGATCAGGACCACGGCGAGACCGTTGTCGGCCAGCCGCCGGACCAGTTCGAGGACCTGCGCCGTCTGGGCGACGCCGAGCGAGGCGGTCGGCTCGTCCAGGACGACGAGCTTGCTGTTCCACAGCACGGCCTTGGCGATGGCCACGGTCTGCCGCTGGCCGCCGGAGAGGCTGGAGACCTGCTGGCGGATGGACTTGACGGTACGGACCGACAGACCTTCGAGGGTCTGGGCAGCCATCTCCTCCATCGTCGTGTCGTCCAGGACGAGCCCCCGGCGCTTCTCGCGGCCGAGGAACATGTTCTGCACGATGTCGAGGTTGTCGCAGAGTGCCAGGTCCTGGTACACGATCTCGACGCCCAGGGCCGCCGCCTCGCGCGGGCTGTGCACCTGGACCTGCGCACCTTCGAACCAGTACTCGCCGCCGTCCATCGGATGGATCCCGCCGATGCACTTGACGAGGGTGGACTTGCCCGCGCCGTTGTCTCCGACGAGTGCGGTCACCTCCCCCGGACGGACGTCGAAGGACACGTCGTGCAGCACCCGCACGGCGCCGAAGCTCTTGTCGATCCCGCGCAGCCGGAGGATCGGGGTCACGGTCATTGAAGACGGCTCCTCAGGGGTCGTGAGGTCGCGGGTCCCGGAGAGACGGGAGCTCCGGGGCCCGCGGGCGGACCGGGCGGGCCGAGCGGACCAGCCGGACCGGGGACGACGGTCCGGCCGGTCAGGGCTACTTGATGCCGGCCTCGGCGCACAGGGCGGCGTACTTGCCCTTGCACAGCTCCTCCTTGGTGACATAGCCGTCGTCGACGACGTCCTTGACGTTGTTCTTGTAGACGGCCAGCGGCGTCTCCAGCACGGACGGCACCTCGCGTTTGCCCTCGGGGTCCTTGACGGTCCCGTTCGTCTTGCCCTTCTTGCCCTTGGCGAGGGAGACGGCGAGCTCGACCGCGGCATCGGCCTGTTTCTTGACCGCCTTGTAGACGGTCATGCACTGGTCGCCCGCGAGGATGTTCTGCAGGGCCTGGACCGTCGCGTCCTGGCCGGTGACCGGGACCTCACCGTTGCGCTTCTGCTTGCGCAGGACGGCGATGGCCGCGTTGCCGAGGCTGTCGTTGGCGGCCAGCACGCCGCCGATCTTCGGCTGGCTGGTGAGCATCTGCTCGAAGATGGTGGTGGCCTGGGCGCCGTCCCAGTCCGGGACGGACTGGTTCGGGCCCTTCACGTAGTCGCCCGACTTGTACCGCGGACCGAGGACGCCGTTGTAGCCCTGGGCGAGGAGGGTCGCGTTGTTGTCCGTCGGTGAGCCGTTGAGCGTGGCGACGATGGGCTTCTTGGCCTTCATGTCGCTCAGGCACTTGGTGAGGCCTTCGCCCTGGAGCTTGCCGACCTCGACGTTGTCGAAGCTCACGTAGTACTGGGCGGAGCCGCCCAGGGTGAGCCGGTCGTAGTCGATCGTGGCGACGCCCTGCCCCTTGGCCTTGTCCAGAACCGCCTTGCCCGTGCCGCTGTCCAGGTTCACGATCATCAGCACGTTCACACCGCTGGTGATCATCTGGTCCGCGATGGTCTGGAACTCCTGCTTGTCGTTCTGCGCGTTCTGGATGTCGTACTCGACGCCCGCCGCCTTGAACGCCTCGGAGAGGTACTTGCGGTCCGCGGTCTCCCAGCGGGGCGAGGACTTGCTGTCGGGAAGGATCACACCGATCTTCGGCTTGGCGCCGGAGCCGGAGCCGGAACCGGAGTCGTCGCCCGACGAGGAGTCACTGCAGGCAGCGAGCGAGCTGGCCAGCGCCACCGAAGCGGCGGTGAGGAGAAGTCCCTTGCGCATGGGCAGGGTCCTTTCTGGTGGTACGGCCGGACGGCCGGACGGCCGAGGGTGGTGAGCGGGAAACCGAGAAGCGCGACTCGGGGGAATTGCCGGGTGTCGGGCGATCCGCCCGAACTGAATGTTGTGAGCGGGAACTTACGACGCTCAGGACCCTGTGCCCAGAGGGCGGGGAGCGCTATTTGTCATCCGCCATAACAATTAGGTGACGTCGGCGCGGTTCCGGAGTCGGGGTTCGGGGTTTCGGGGTTCTGGGGTTCTGGGTTACGGGGTTCGGGGTTACGGGGTTACGGGGTTACGGTGCCGTCTCAACGTCCCTGACCAGAGGGGCAGTTACTCGATTGCCCTTCAGTTGGACTCCGTGAATGATCCAGGCGTGACCACGTTGTTCCTGACTGTCGGCCTCCCGGGGGCCGGGAAGACCACCAGGGCTCGGCAGTTGGCCGTGGAGCACCACGCGCTTCGGCTGACGCCTGATGAATGGATGATCCCGCTGTTCGGTGAGCCCGATGCGAACGGGAAGCGTGACGTCCTTGAGGGACGCCTCCTTGCGCTGGGCCTGGAAGCGCTGAGCCTCGGAACCAACGTGATCCTGGACTTCGGATGCTGGACTCGTGACGAAAGGTCCGCGGTCCGCTCGCTGGCGGAGTCCGTGGGCGCGTCCTACCGCATCGTGTACATGCCGGTGGACCCTGGGACTCAGCGAGCCAGGGTTGCCCGCCGTCAGTCGCTCGCTCCGGAGCAGACCTTTCCGATGAGCGAGGCGGACCTCACGCACTGGAGGGCGTTGTTCGAGGAGCCGGACGCCGCGGAACTCGATGGACGGGGGATCGGCGAGCCGCCTCCGGGTTGGCGGGGGTGGTGCGCGTGGGCCGCCGACCGGTGGCCGTCACTTGGGTGATGTGACGACTCCGGATGCGGCGGGAGACGGGGCGCGGTTTCGGCGGCGACGAGGGCCGGCTGCGGCGGCCGGGAGGGACGGCCCCGGAGGCGGGAAGGGACGGCTGCGGAGGCGGAGGCGGAGGCGGGAAGGGACGGCCTGAGTAGGTCTGTCGCCGCGCCCGCCGCGCCCCCACCATGAAGGAACTGTCCGGTACCGGACCACCGATGACCCCGGGAGGGGCCGTGAGACGTCTGCACACCTGCCTGGCGATGCTGACCACAGCCGTGACGGCCGTGATCGCCCTGCTCTTCGGCACCGTTCCGTCCGCCACCGCCCTGCAGGCGACGACGATCCGGGGCGGCACCGTGCTCTACGCCGCCACCGGCGCGCAGTGCGTCGTCGGTTTCAACGCGCGGGGCAACGGCGTCTACTACGGCGTGATGGTCGGCCACTGCTCGGGCACCCACACCACCACCTGGTACGCCGACGCGGCACGTACCGTGCAGGTCGGTGTGACCGCCGGCGCCGCCTTCCCCATCGACGACTACGGCGTGGTCCGCTACACCTCCAACACGCTGAACCTGCCCGGTGACATCGCGCTGGGCGGGGGTGTCTACCAGGACATCACCGGGGTCGCGAGCCCGGCGGTCGGACAGTCGCTCTGCCATGTCGGCCGGACCAGCGGGGTCCACTGCGGAAGGGTGACCGCGGTCAACGCCACGGTCAACTACTCCGAGGGCACCGTCTACGGCCTGATCCGGTCCACCCCCTGCTCGGAGGCAGGTGACACGGGCGCCCCGGCGTACTCCGGCACCCTGGCCGTCGGCTTCCTGGTCGGGGCGAGCGGCAACTGCACCTCGGGCGGGGTCTCCTACCACCAGCCCGTCGCGGAGGTCCTGTCGATCTTCGGTATCACCGTGTACTGAGGATTCGCCGTGCATCGAGGATTCGCCGTGTACCGAGGATTCGCCATGCACTGAAGATCCGCCCTGTACCGCAGATTCGCCCTGTACCGCAGATTGACCGTGTACCCACGATTCACCGCGCTCAGCCAGGGACAACTTGTCCCCGGTTAAGATCGCCCTTCATCCGGTTCCCGGTTCGCGTCAAGATTGCCTTGTCGAACAGAGGAGGTCGGACGATGGACCGGGCGTTGCTGGCGGATTTTCTCCGTGCGCGTCGTCAGGCGTTGCAGCCGGAGGACGTGGGGCTCCCCCGCGGGCAGCGCCGCCGCACCGGCGGGCTCCGGCGGGAGGAAGTGGCGGTGCTGGCCGGGATGTCGGCCGACTACTACGGCCGGATCGAGCAGCAGCGCGGCCCGGTGCCGTCGGAACGGATGCTGGTCGCGTTGGCCCGGGCGCTGCGTCTCGATCTGAGCGAGCGTGACCACCTCTTCATCCTGGGCGGGCTCCCGGCACCGCGGCGGATGCTGCGTGACGATCACGTGGGTCCGACGATGCTGCGGATCGTCGCCGGCCTCGCGGATGTGCCCGCCATCGTGCTGTCACGGTGCGGCGAGGCGTTGCTGCAGACGCGCCCGGCGGTCGCGCTGTTGGGCGACTACACCAAGTACTCGGGGCTGTCCCGTTATCTGGTGTACCGCTGGTTCACGGGCGACGCGCGGGTGCGTGG
This sequence is a window from Streptomyces ortus. Protein-coding genes within it:
- a CDS encoding AAA family ATPase; protein product: MTTLFLTVGLPGAGKTTRARQLAVEHHALRLTPDEWMIPLFGEPDANGKRDVLEGRLLALGLEALSLGTNVILDFGCWTRDERSAVRSLAESVGASYRIVYMPVDPGTQRARVARRQSLAPEQTFPMSEADLTHWRALFEEPDAAELDGRGIGEPPPGWRGWCAWAADRWPSLG
- a CDS encoding helix-turn-helix transcriptional regulator, translated to MDRALLADFLRARRQALQPEDVGLPRGQRRRTGGLRREEVAVLAGMSADYYGRIEQQRGPVPSERMLVALARALRLDLSERDHLFILGGLPAPRRMLRDDHVGPTMLRIVAGLADVPAIVLSRCGEALLQTRPAVALLGDYTKYSGLSRYLVYRWFTGDARVRGLYPIEDHPRRGRVFAAEIREAYTADPTGKAGEIVAALLEASPEFANIWRLHEVGVTHHHDLKRYLHPELGELELYAEMLLDPEQRQTLLVFSAVPGSPSHDKLQLLAVVDDD
- a CDS encoding ATP-binding cassette domain-containing protein codes for the protein MTVTPILRLRGIDKSFGAVRVLHDVSFDVRPGEVTALVGDNGAGKSTLVKCIGGIHPMDGGEYWFEGAQVQVHSPREAAALGVEIVYQDLALCDNLDIVQNMFLGREKRRGLVLDDTTMEEMAAQTLEGLSVRTVKSIRQQVSSLSGGQRQTVAIAKAVLWNSKLVVLDEPTASLGVAQTAQVLELVRRLADNGLAVVLISHNMNDVFAVSDRIAALYLGRMAAQVSTSDVTHSQVVELITSGRSGDLGLAQSNGVTA
- a CDS encoding sugar ABC transporter substrate-binding protein, encoding MRKGLLLTAASVALASSLAACSDSSSGDDSGSGSGSGAKPKIGVILPDSKSSPRWETADRKYLSEAFKAAGVEYDIQNAQNDKQEFQTIADQMITSGVNVLMIVNLDSGTGKAVLDKAKGQGVATIDYDRLTLGGSAQYYVSFDNVEVGKLQGEGLTKCLSDMKAKKPIVATLNGSPTDNNATLLAQGYNGVLGPRYKSGDYVKGPNQSVPDWDGAQATTIFEQMLTSQPKIGGVLAANDSLGNAAIAVLRKQKRNGEVPVTGQDATVQALQNILAGDQCMTVYKAVKKQADAAVELAVSLAKGKKGKTNGTVKDPEGKREVPSVLETPLAVYKNNVKDVVDDGYVTKEELCKGKYAALCAEAGIK
- a CDS encoding S1 family peptidase, whose protein sequence is MRRLHTCLAMLTTAVTAVIALLFGTVPSATALQATTIRGGTVLYAATGAQCVVGFNARGNGVYYGVMVGHCSGTHTTTWYADAARTVQVGVTAGAAFPIDDYGVVRYTSNTLNLPGDIALGGGVYQDITGVASPAVGQSLCHVGRTSGVHCGRVTAVNATVNYSEGTVYGLIRSTPCSEAGDTGAPAYSGTLAVGFLVGASGNCTSGGVSYHQPVAEVLSIFGITVY
- a CDS encoding sugar ABC transporter permease, with amino-acid sequence MTAAVAPEKPELPRGPGTPKKNGAAGATSLRSVARNYVDRVRGGELGALPAVLGLIVLCGFFAALRPVFLSELNFANLLTQGAGSIAIAMGLVFVLLLGEIDLSAGYASGVCAAVLAILLTDHGWPWYGAAGAAILTGTVIGLLLGLLVAKVGIPSFVVTLAAFLGFQGIVLMLLKEGTNISIRDETILAVANNNLSPALGWVLLAVCVGAYAAIQFRRSGNRRRRGLATPPAVLLAVRIGGLAALGAIAVHLLNQERSRNVIVDSLKGVPIVVPVIAVLLVAGTFLLQRTKFGLHIYAVGGNAEAARRAGINVAAVRISAFVICSSLAAVGGIIAASRGNSVDPNTGGSNVLLLAVGAAVIGGTSLFGGRGRVVDAVLGGMVVAVIQNGMGLMGYSSGVKYAVTGSVLLVAAGVDALSRRRAVRR